The Amaranthus tricolor cultivar Red isolate AtriRed21 chromosome 6, ASM2621246v1, whole genome shotgun sequence genome has a segment encoding these proteins:
- the LOC130814511 gene encoding purine permease 21-like — MASKLSTCFLTHGCSGFNTKSFNISFPNLTAAHRRLHFAFSHRDLRQQVKKTYLLHPRIYANQQQNGETDVEFENASNNGASSLRQEIIPKNEVVNVHNTKSGTLPQTEGTTSEGSSQKRGLKWWIWIAFYIVCVLVGQSVGMLLGRLYFNEGGRNKWMATLVQYAGFPLLLPLYSILPKESTQNSKPSNVLSPLKTTSVYVFFGLFVAAVGMMYSVGLQYVPVSTFSLLCASQLAFNAFFSFFLNSQKFTPYIINSLFLLTISSTLLVIQSGSSIPEGVSAANYAFGFICAIAYPMAYGLLLSLTEFAFQKILKKQDFEAILDLLLRQSFIASLIAVVGILSTGDLKAVKLEMNQFGLGKLAYVMTLIFTSISWQVYNIGLFGLIVEVSSLFSNVVATLGLPIVPALAVIFFHDVMDGIKVVAMLLAIWGFVSYAYDQYLDECSATETVNQTSASGTFENKN; from the exons ATGGCGTCCAAGCTCTCTACATGTTTTCTTACTCATGGATGTTCCGGCTTTAACACTAAATCCTTCAACATTTCTTTTCCCAATTTAACAGCTGCTCATCGTCGATTGCATTTCGCTTTTTCTCACCGGGATTTAAG ACAACAGGTTAAAAAAACATATCTGCTACATCCCCGAATATATGCAAACCAGCAACAAAATGGTGAAACAGATGTGGAATTTGAGAATGCTTCTAACAATGGCGCTTCAAGCTTAAGACAAGAGATCATACCAAAGAATGAGGTTGTCAACG TCCACAACACCAAATCAGGAACGCTGCCTCAGACAGAAGGAACCACCTCAGAAGGTTCATCACAGAAACGAGGGTTAAAGTGGTGGATTTGGATTGCGTTCTATATAGTTTGTGTCCTTGTTGGACAGTCAGTAGGCATGTTACTTGGCAGATTGTATTTCAATGAAGGTGGAAGAAACAAATGGATGGCAACACTAGTGCAATATGCGGGCTTTCCATTGCTGTTGCCCTTGTACAGCATTTTACCCAAAGAAAGTACCCAAAATTCTAAACCAAGTAACGTGCTTTCTCCTCTGAAAACTACATCAGTTTACGTATTTTTTGGGCTATTTGTGGCGGCAGTGGGTATGATGTACTCTGTAGGACTGCAATATGTACCTGTCTCGACTTTCTCTCTCTTATGTGCATCCCAATTGGCCTTCAAtgccttcttctccttcttcttgaATTCACAGAAGTTCACACCTTACATCATTAATTCTCTTTTCTTGCTTACGATCTCATCTACCTTACTCGTAATTCAGTCTGGTTCCTCCATTCCTGAAGGAGTTTCAGCGGCAAATTATGCCTTTGGTTTCATTTGTGCTATTGCTTATCCAATGGCATATGGATTGTTGCTTTCCTTGACTGAGTTTGCCTTCCAGAAAATACTGAAGAAGCAGGACTTTGAAGCGATTTTGGATTTGCTACTTCGTCAGTCATTTATTGCAAGTTTAATTGCAGTGGTTGGAATTTTGTCAACTGGTGATTTGAAGGCTGTGAAATTAGAGATGAATCAATTTGGGCTTGGGAAATTGGCATATGTGATGACCTTGATTTTCACATCCATCAGTTGGCAAGTTTACAACATAGGTTTATTTGGATTGATTGTTGAAGTGTCATCCCTGTTCTCCAATGTTGTTGCTACTCTAGGATTGCCGATTGTTCCAGCACTAGCTGTGATCTTTTTCCATGACGTAATGGACGGGATAAAGGTGGTGGCTATGTTATTGGCTATATGGGGTTTTGTTTCTTATGCCTATGATCAATACCTTGACGAGTGTAGTGCAACTGAAACTGTGAACCAAACTAGTGCATCTGGAACATTTGAGAACAAAAATTAA